In Gossypium raimondii isolate GPD5lz chromosome 12, ASM2569854v1, whole genome shotgun sequence, a single window of DNA contains:
- the LOC105765266 gene encoding uncharacterized protein LOC105765266: MAEREQVKPFASVTLGGVRSSSSSDDDEALSMEMQLRKRRYIQCCGCIAALFLILAVVVLVLSFTVFRIGDPLIRLNSLTIQSLDISTNGSLKTHVNLTLLVDVSVKNPNAATFKFDNGSTTIYYGGRVVGEGVHFQEKIKPRRTLRRNVTVEIDPVKFVVVPGFITDLMVAKRLNVSSHTRISGRVNIMNLVKKHVVVKFSCSMTVRFPSNGFHGEKCKPELDF, from the coding sequence ATGGCTGAGCGAGAGCAGGTCAAGCCCTTTGCCTCCGTCACCTTAGGAGGAGTtcgcagcagcagcagcagcgaCGACGATGAAGCTTTGTCTATGGAAATGCAGCTGAGAAAGAGGAGATATATCCAGTGCTGTGGCTGCATCGCCGCTCTTTTTTTAATCCTAGCCGTCGTAGTTTTAGTCCTGTCTTTCACAGTGTTTCGAATCGGGGACCCATTGATCAGGTTGAATTCTCTAACGATACAGAGCCTGGATATTTCAACAAACGGAAGTTTAAAGACTCATGTGAACTTGACACTTTTAGTTGATGTTTCGGTGAAGAACCCCAACGCGGCAACTTTCAAATTCGATAATGGCTCGACGACGATTTACTACGGTGGCAGGGTGGTGGGCGAGGGCGTCCATTTCCAAGAGAAGATTAAGCCCAGGCGTACGCTGCGGAGGAATGTGACGGTGGAAATAGATCCTGTGAAATTCGTGGTTGTTCCCGGCTTTATCACTGATTTAATGGTTGCTAAGAGATTGAATGTAAGCAGTCATACCAGAATTTCGGGCCGGGTTAATATTATGAACCTCGTTAAAAAGCACGTTGTGGTGAAATTCAGTTGTTCCATGACTGTTAGATTCCCCAGCAATGGCTTTCATGGAGAGAAGTGCAAGCCAGAACTCGATTTCTAA
- the LOC105765267 gene encoding probable membrane-associated kinase regulator 2 codes for MEAFSLLKYWRGGGGGSNGCVNARSAATAGGTTTIVTAVSTRQVVDTDDDDDDDGPFFDLEFAVPDEDETEGNEEKKEEDEDGNIEGDESEEQSDGDDAKSDDGSSDGDDREFNFTLSSGSSSDPCDPNLTLSPSDDLFFKGRLVPIEANSCLESKPPQFPVSLLKSATKFRVFLLRFKKSKLNSTEKTESGSANGPVSVPTTTKKQETTQEENNNKNKLFTVKFKVEEVPIMSLFSRDNSKSQKQQSSEDSVSDEKKFTKDVMQKYLKKVKPLYVRVSRRYGEKLKFSGQLSLGSLKPAATPPSTAAQKPASGKATTVEKGQVEAEGGKNLKQVNIPAGLRVVCKHLGKSRSASSAVAASPPAPTLSKRRDDSLLQQQDGIQSAILHCKRSFNGCQDSSESSVLPRSVSDPSHEKSINLSRNSSPDEAKA; via the exons ATGGAAGCTTTTAGCTTGCTTAAGTATTGGAGAGGGGGTGGTGGTGGTAGTAATGGTTGTGTTAATGCACGTTCTGCAGCCACAGCCGGCGGCACGACTACGATTGTGACGGCGGTGAGTACTCGTCAGGTGGTGGATACGGATGATGATGACGACGATGATGGCCCTTTCTTTGACTTGGAGTTTGCGGTTCCTGATGAGGACGAAACAGAGGGGAATGAagagaagaaggaagaagatgaagatggtAATATTGAAGGTGATGAAAGTGAGGAACAAAGTGATGGTGACGATGCAAAATCTGATGATGGAAGCTCTGATGGTGATGATAGAGAGTTCAATTTTACACTCTCCTCTGGTTCAAGCAGCGACCCTTGTGATCCAAACTTAACTCTATCTCCTTCAGATGATTTGTTCTTTAAAGGAAGGCTGGTACCCATTGAAGCAAACTCTTGTTTGGAATCGAAGCCTCCTCAATTCCCAGTTTCATTGTTGAAATCGGCCACCAAGTTTCGAGTTTTCTTGTTAAGGTTCAAGAAATCGAAGCTCAACTCAACTGAAAAAACAGAGTCGGGTTCAGCTAATGGACCTGTTTCAGTCCCCACGACTAcaaaaaaacaagaaacaaCCCAAGAAGAAAACAACAACAAGAACAAGCTTTTCACAGTGAAATTTAAGGTTGAAGAGGTTCCTATAATGTCTTTGTTCTCCAGAGACAACAGCAAGTCGCAGAAACAGCAGAGTTCTGAAGACTCTGTTTCCGATGAAAAGAAATTCACCAAAGACGTCATGCAAAAGTACTTGAAGAAAGTTAAGCCGCTTTACGTTCGGGTTTCACGAAGGTACGGCGAGAAGTTGAAGTTTTCAGGGCAGTTGAGCTTGGGTTCTTTGAAACCTGCTGCAACACCACCGTCCACGGCTGCTCAGAAACCGGCTTCCGGTAAGGCAACGACGGTGGAGAAGGGACAGGTGGAGGCAGAGGGTGGGAAGAACCTCAAGCAGGTGAACATTCCGGCTGGACTTAGGGTGGTTTGCAAGCATTTGGGAAAGAGTAGATCGGCTTCCTCCGCCGTGGCGGCTTCCCCTCCGGCGCCAACTTTGTCTAAGAGGAGAGATGATTCTCTATTGCAACAGCAAGATGGAATCCAAAGCGCCATCCTACATTGCAAGAGATCCTTCAATGGCTGTCAAg ATTCTTCAGAGTCTTCTGTTTTGCCAAGGTCTGTAAGTGACCCATCccatgaaaaatcaattaatttgtcAAGAAACTCATCACCAGATGAAGCCAAAGCATGA